A region of the Zootoca vivipara chromosome 3, rZooViv1.1, whole genome shotgun sequence genome:
ATGTATTGTATTGAGCCAATATATCAATTTAAgccactgtactgtattgcatGCCCACAGTTGAATTTAGCCTCAGCCATTCATGCTTCATTTAGTCACTTCTGTATTAAATTAGAATACTGTGATGTGCTCCATGCAAAGCAGTCACTGAAGACTGGAAAGTTTTGTGAAtatgtatttgctttttaattttaggcAAGAGTAAATTTGCAGGTAGCCTTACCGCATGACTACCCCCAGGTGCCACCACACCTTTTTGCAAGATCAAGTGCTGTAGACAGGCAGCAACAACTGGAGCTCAACAAGGATCTCGCTTCTTACATTGCTTCTTTGGAGCCAGGAGAACTTTGTGTATGTGCAGCTGTGCAATGGTTGCGAGACAACAGCATAAGCTACTTACAAAACAGCAAACTCCACTGCAAAAATGTGCCAAGGGAGAGCGTAGTTAAAACATTATTCAACCGGATGTGGATTTACAGCCACCACATCTATAGACAAGAACTAAGGAAAAAGATTTTTGATTGTGCAAAGAAATTAAATCTGACTGGTTTCTGCCTAACTGGCAAGCCTGGAATCATTTGTGTGGAAGGTGTCAAAGAAAACTGTGAAGAATTTTGGCACGTTATTAGATATCCCAACTGGAAACACATTTCCTGCAAACATGTCGAGAATAGAGAGACTGATGGAAATGGGGATAACCTACGTCTCTTTCAGACTTTTGAAGATTTACAGTTTCAAGCCCATGGTGACTACGGCCTGAGGAATGACTATCACATGGACCTTGGTCAGTTCCTAGAATTCCTTAAGGGTCATCAAAGTGAACATGTATTTCAGATCTTGTTTGGCATTGAAGGCAAATGTTCTGACAACTAACAAgctatgtttttaattttcttgtcTCTGTTAATAGAAATGAAATCCATCTATGAATCTGCCGCAAgaaaataaaagtacagtatgGATGAGTGAAAGTGACAAGTAACTTAAAAGGGGCATGCACAGAATCTTTGTTTAGTATTTGAACGGTTGGCACATCAGTTTGTAATTTTGTTCAGAGCAAAACTTCTCAAATTGGCTGCAAGAGTAAGGGGGCTTGATTTGTACTGAGCCAGACAAATGCTGCATCTAAATCCAATCCTGAGAGGCATTATTCCCCACAATCTAAGGTGTCCAGGGGAAGGAGTGGACAGTATTTTTGAGGTGAAGGGGGAAATGGTTGAGGGCACTAGCAGTGGCCAGGGCCAAAGTGAGTGGGCacacctctttttctctctctttccttaacCTATCATCAATTCCATCCCTTCTATTCATTTTCTCTCACATTCACAGTAATCCATTCACTCCCCATTTCCCTTGTATTGCCATCTCCCCCATTCACACACACTCCTTTCAGCTTTCCTTCCAAGGTAGGTGGGGGAACGATGCTCCTTTTTCCAACCTAGAAATGAAGGAAAGGAAGCTGTTGGGGCAGGAATTGAGTAATCTGTTTCGCCACTGGTAGCTCACAGTAGATGCCAAGTATGTATTGGGGACAAGGTTGTAGGAGACAGAGGGCTGCACTCAGGTTGTCCATCTGTGCTTTAGCGCTTCAAATACAAATAATTTCCAGTGCCGTTAACTAAAGATTGCAGATATTCAAGCTGAGCCACAAAGTAGCAGGTTCACAAAACAATTATTTTTGTTATCTCAGGCCCAAACTGTACAAAGACTATATATTAGAAGATGCATAAGCACCTCTTTGGACCAGACATTGCATAGTTCACATGCTCATTCACTAAGGCATGGATAGTTATGCTATGGAACATCCAGTAACCTTCCTCTTCGTCATTGGTTTGCCAACTGGCTTCTCTGTGAAAAATGTGCACATGCCTAGCAAACTACTGACCTAAACTACTTTTCCTTGACTAGGAACATTTGATCTGGCATCAAAAAACTTCTGGTTAGAAGTACTTAGCTTTTTATCTTGCTTTTTCTATAGGTGTCAccagaaaaaaacattaaaagaaataGCTGAGACACTTTTAAACTGATCATACTGATGATATATTGCTTTATCATTTGTTTGCAATATCGCAGAACTGTAATATATGACCATAATTTCATACAGATGTCTATGTATATGAAAAGTACATTTTAAATGTGCTTCTACAGTACTGCTCTGTCATAAATTTAGCAGAGCCCCttcaaaagaaatatttaaaaatgcctaaattgatttttattttcttaggCGTGTGCTATTTTAGCTTAATTTATTAGCTTAAAGTGAAAGAATTATAACAATTCTACCAAAATTTCATGGCTTAAAAAAGTATTCAGTGCTgctagaaaggaaaacaaatataTCCTGAGTTCTGACAAATTGTGCTATGATTTGACAAAAGTTGAAAGCTACCAAATATCTGAGTGCTTCCAGTATTGTTGCAGTGCTGCTGTCTTTCTGTTAAAAGTTCCCAGTCTGTATTTGCATGGCTTCTTGGGGCCAGGTGTAAGAGTCTGTCCGAAAGCTTTCATAGTCAGTGCTATAAACCTGGGAGCGGATGAATGCTTCCTTGTCTTCTGGCTCAGGGTGGAAAGTGGCTGTGTTGTTGCTGTAGGCATTCTCTGCAATCTGAGAGAGCAAGACAAATCCCTCATTGTTAGACTTCTGAATAGACCTGAGAGGTAGCAAAGTGTATAATGAAGAAAGTTCAATTTTTGGATATCAGGTATCAGACTGATACCAATGAAGCTATAATCTAGCTATGAAAATATGCATCCAATTTTCTGGAAGAGATCAGCAAAATATACATCTTGAAATGAATTCTGCTTTAGATTCTTTTTCTTGGTTGGATTGTATTTCACACTTGGAGAAACAACCCCAAGTTTGTCACAGGATGCATTCTCAACAAGGAGCTACTGTTAATTTGGGCTCTAGGATGAGTGTTCACATATGGTAAGTGTTTGTACACCTGTTTGCCATGATAACATTCCTCATTTTTTTAGGTGAAAAATTGTAATACAATGTGCGAACTGGCTCTTTATAGCCCAGTCCTCACAATCCCTGCCTGTGGATATAACTGGCACTGATTTCCTTGGGACATATTTCTAAGAGTATGcttaagagcaggggtcagcaaacgttttcagcagggagccggtccactgtccctcagaccttgtggggggccggactatattttgggagaaaatatgaacaaattcctacgccccacaaataacccagagatgcattttaaataaaaggacacattctactcgtgtataaacacgctgattcctagaccgtccgccgcctggatttagaaggcaattgggctggatccagcccccaggctttgtttgcctacccatgcttaagAATATACCTCATAGTCACTATTAGCAAGAAGATCTCTAATGCACAAAGCACATGTTTCTTTGTAAACAAGGGGCAAGTTTGGATCCAttgtaagtattttttaaaagtagaatgGATACTTTTCCCCTACAGCAAGGTATGAAAGTATCCAATTCTCTGCACCTAGATAAATTTACCAAAACATATTTATTGTAGCCAAAATGATTTCAGAAAGCCTAAGAAACCAAACATGAGCTGACTTAAGAGAAAAGCTTCGATCCTGTCATGCC
Encoded here:
- the RWDD2A gene encoding RWD domain-containing protein 2A isoform X1, encoding MSSIIKERLELQMAELEMLFSMFPDKGEIALQDENNFLNAQKYLNNTRENLPHIIEYSVAVTIDEPKARVNLQVALPHDYPQVPPHLFARSSAVDRQQQLELNKDLASYIASLEPGELCVCAAVQWLRDNSISYLQNSKLHCKNVPRESVVKTLFNRMWIYSHHIYRQELRKKIFDCAKKLNLTGFCLTGKPGIICVEGVKENCEEFWHVIRYPNWKHISCKHVENRETDGNGDNLRLFQTFEDLQFQAHGDYGLRNDYHMDLGQFLEFLKGHQSEHVFQILFGIEGKCSDN
- the RWDD2A gene encoding RWD domain-containing protein 2A isoform X2, whose protein sequence is MSSIIKERLELQMAELEMLFSMFPDKGEIALQDENNFLNAQKYLNNTRENLPHIIEYSVAVTIDEPKARVNLQVALPHDYPQVPPHLFARSSAVDRQQQLELNKDLASYIASLEPGELCVCAAVQWLRDNSISYLQNSKLHCKNVPRESVVKTLFNRMWIYSHHIYRQELRKKIFDCAKKLNLTGFCLTGKPGIICVEGVKENCEEFWHVIRYPNWKHISCKHVENRETDGNGDNLRLFQTFEDLQFQAHGDYGLRNDYHMDLEMKSIYESAARK